In Streptomyces hawaiiensis, one genomic interval encodes:
- a CDS encoding LacI family DNA-binding transcriptional regulator: MNVTGHTRRPASIRDVATAAGVSYQTVSRVINGHPSVRPSTRERVLAAIEDLGFRRNATALALASGRTRTVTVLTANTTHYGYASILQGIEESARAASYAVGIGVLESAEDAAVAAEVQRATDAGGGIVVIAYDPAGVRALEAVPTGLPVVGVVETPASPPGGESPWVWTDDREAAYQATRHLLSLGHETVHYVAIPSSTRRTSARTSGWRQALTEAGAPEPPPAQSSWGPAGGHAAGLKLARDPSVTAILCGNDDLALGVLRALHESGRSVPGEVSVAGFDDAPHSAFLTPALTTVRLDFTGLGRAAFALLHGALEESAPVAPHPVSVPELVVRESSGPPPADG, from the coding sequence ATGAATGTGACCGGTCACACAAGGCGCCCGGCGAGCATCCGGGACGTCGCCACGGCCGCCGGGGTCTCGTACCAGACGGTCTCGCGGGTGATCAACGGCCATCCCAGCGTCCGGCCGTCCACCCGGGAGCGGGTGCTGGCCGCCATCGAGGATCTGGGCTTCCGGCGCAACGCCACGGCCCTCGCCCTGGCCAGCGGGCGCACCCGTACCGTGACCGTGCTCACCGCGAACACGACCCACTACGGCTACGCCTCGATCCTGCAGGGCATCGAGGAGTCCGCCCGCGCCGCGTCCTACGCCGTGGGGATCGGTGTTCTGGAATCCGCCGAGGACGCGGCCGTCGCCGCCGAGGTGCAGCGCGCGACGGACGCGGGCGGCGGGATCGTCGTGATCGCCTACGATCCCGCCGGTGTACGGGCGCTGGAGGCCGTGCCCACCGGGCTGCCGGTGGTGGGCGTGGTCGAGACCCCGGCGAGCCCGCCCGGCGGCGAGAGCCCGTGGGTGTGGACCGACGACCGCGAGGCCGCCTACCAGGCGACCCGCCATCTGCTGTCCCTGGGCCACGAGACCGTCCACTACGTCGCCATCCCGTCCAGCACCCGCCGCACCAGCGCCCGCACCAGCGGCTGGCGGCAGGCGCTGACGGAGGCGGGCGCCCCGGAACCCCCGCCGGCGCAGAGCAGCTGGGGACCGGCGGGCGGTCACGCGGCCGGGCTGAAGCTGGCGCGGGACCCGTCGGTCACCGCGATCCTGTGCGGCAACGACGACCTCGCGCTCGGCGTGCTCCGCGCTCTGCACGAGTCCGGCCGGTCCGTGCCGGGCGAGGTCAGCGTGGCCGGGTTCGACGACGCCCCGCACTCGGCCTTCCTCACCCCGGCCCTGACGACCGTACGCCTGGACTTCACCGGCCTCGGCCGGGCCGCGTTCGCCCTGCTGCACGGCGCCCTGGAGGAGTCCGCACCGGTCGCCCCGCATCCCGTGTCCGTGCCGGAACTGGTGGTGCGGGAGAGCTCGGGGCCACCTCCCGCCGATGGTTGA
- a CDS encoding ABC transporter substrate-binding protein gives MNRRVLPALALICATGLAATACSDPTAGDTGSGDAKQTAVDPTARLDGVKLTMWTAQNTVTAPKQVIDAFEKATGAEVDTQAIPDLYEQNVPTKLASGDRPDLMFWQPSISTLPFIQPKQNLLTLDGEPWEAKLGGTERSLGVIDGKRYAAIVTSPAMLGVYYNKDVFQQAGIAEKDFPTSYDELLALGHKVADKTDAAGFYEAGGDKWPLQWQMQIQLTDLDQRWWADLNAGKKKWTDPVVVGAIKKYKEKLLDAGLAQKNYRTGTFTGQADALWKGEAGMVLNVTSFQSQLQAKYSTAEIDKKIGWFPVANSSATGLYSPDQTNGVVAFKTGDDKRQNAARQFLAFWLGPDYPDYIKAMKIPSVQPSVPTPDGLPETSKTQVAALPKAIGVFQAKAIVAPDTHLYLADMIFGKKSPQQVAQAIQDQFAQVAKAQGAPGF, from the coding sequence ATGAACAGAAGAGTTCTCCCCGCCCTGGCGCTGATATGCGCCACCGGCCTGGCCGCCACCGCGTGCAGTGATCCCACCGCCGGGGACACCGGTTCGGGCGACGCCAAGCAGACGGCGGTCGATCCGACCGCTCGGCTGGACGGCGTGAAGCTGACCATGTGGACCGCGCAGAACACGGTCACCGCGCCCAAGCAGGTCATCGACGCCTTCGAGAAGGCGACCGGCGCCGAGGTGGACACGCAGGCGATCCCGGACCTCTACGAGCAGAACGTGCCGACGAAGCTGGCCTCCGGCGACCGCCCGGACCTGATGTTCTGGCAGCCGTCCATCTCCACGCTGCCGTTCATCCAGCCGAAGCAGAACCTGCTCACCCTCGACGGGGAGCCGTGGGAGGCCAAGCTCGGCGGCACCGAGAGGTCCCTCGGCGTCATCGACGGAAAGCGCTACGCGGCGATCGTCACCAGCCCCGCCATGCTCGGCGTCTACTACAACAAGGATGTCTTCCAGCAGGCGGGCATCGCCGAGAAGGACTTCCCCACGTCCTACGACGAGCTGCTCGCCCTCGGCCACAAGGTCGCCGACAAGACGGACGCGGCCGGCTTCTACGAGGCCGGCGGCGACAAGTGGCCGCTCCAGTGGCAGATGCAGATCCAGCTCACCGACCTCGACCAGCGGTGGTGGGCCGATCTCAACGCCGGCAAGAAGAAGTGGACCGACCCGGTCGTGGTCGGCGCGATCAAGAAGTACAAGGAGAAGCTGCTCGACGCCGGGCTCGCCCAGAAGAACTACCGGACGGGCACGTTCACCGGGCAGGCCGACGCGCTGTGGAAGGGCGAGGCCGGCATGGTCCTCAACGTCACCTCCTTCCAGAGCCAGTTGCAGGCCAAGTACTCCACCGCAGAGATCGACAAGAAGATCGGCTGGTTCCCGGTCGCCAACTCCTCGGCCACCGGCCTGTACTCCCCCGACCAGACCAACGGTGTCGTCGCCTTCAAGACCGGTGACGACAAGCGGCAGAACGCGGCCCGGCAGTTCCTCGCCTTCTGGCTCGGCCCCGACTACCCGGACTACATCAAGGCGATGAAGATCCCGTCGGTGCAGCCGTCCGTGCCCACCCCCGACGGACTGCCCGAGACGTCCAAGACCCAGGTGGCGGCCCTGCCGAAGGCCATCGGCGTGTTCCAGGCCAAGGCCATCGTCGCCCCCGACACGCATCTCTACCTGGCCGACATGATCTTCGGCAAGAAGAGCCCGCAGCAGGTCGCGCAGGCGATCCAGGACCAGTTCGCGCAGGTGGCCAAGGCCCAGGGCGCCCCCGGGTTCTGA
- a CDS encoding carbohydrate ABC transporter permease — MADTVVRTRKAPSPAPARKGVGRLPRAAVHHPWWFALPAIAVFAGFFLVPNLLNFYYPFTNWSSYLADIAFTGLDNFKTIADDGSLLRAIRTTLVYALLAAVFQNGFGLVLALLLEDDSRFNRFFRAVFFLPVLISALATGYVFQALLDQDGAVNSVLGTDIPWLGSTTWTLVIVTLIHGWKWMGLSMLIYLAGLKGIPGDMLEAARIDGAGPWRTFWSVRWPMLAPAVTFNVTTALIGSMNTFDIVQATTGGGPAASTEVFNIYMFRIFGQGLYAQASAMSLVLFLVVVAVAIPLVVGLRRREQML; from the coding sequence ATGGCGGACACGGTCGTACGTACACGCAAGGCGCCCTCCCCGGCACCCGCACGCAAGGGCGTGGGACGGCTTCCACGCGCCGCCGTGCACCACCCCTGGTGGTTCGCGCTCCCCGCGATCGCCGTCTTCGCGGGCTTCTTCCTGGTGCCCAACCTGCTCAACTTCTACTACCCGTTCACCAACTGGTCCTCGTACCTCGCGGACATCGCCTTCACGGGCCTGGACAACTTCAAGACCATCGCCGACGACGGTTCGCTGCTGCGCGCGATCCGCACGACGCTGGTGTACGCGCTGCTGGCGGCGGTGTTCCAGAACGGTTTCGGGCTCGTGCTGGCGCTGCTGCTGGAGGACGACAGCCGCTTCAACCGGTTCTTCCGTGCCGTCTTCTTCCTGCCGGTGCTGATCTCGGCACTGGCGACCGGGTACGTCTTCCAGGCGCTCCTCGACCAGGACGGAGCCGTCAACTCCGTGCTGGGCACGGACATCCCGTGGCTGGGCTCGACGACCTGGACGCTGGTGATCGTCACCCTCATCCACGGGTGGAAGTGGATGGGTCTGTCCATGCTGATCTATCTGGCGGGCCTGAAGGGCATCCCCGGCGACATGCTGGAAGCCGCCCGGATCGACGGCGCCGGGCCCTGGCGGACGTTCTGGTCGGTGCGCTGGCCGATGCTCGCGCCGGCCGTCACCTTCAACGTCACCACGGCGCTGATCGGCTCGATGAACACCTTCGACATCGTGCAGGCCACGACCGGCGGCGGGCCCGCGGCCTCCACCGAGGTCTTCAACATCTACATGTTCCGGATCTTCGGACAAGGCCTGTACGCGCAGGCCTCCGCGATGAGCCTCGTCCTCTTCCTGGTCGTGGTCGCCGTGGCGATTCCGCTGGTCGTGGGGCTCCGGCGAAGGGAGCAGATGCTATGA
- a CDS encoding carbohydrate ABC transporter permease: MTPLWRYGRPALVLLLAGLAVGVPLWLVAVTSAKPQAEAINPNLDLPRHWQPSANYADAVSQGEMLHGFLNSLLVVVPSVVLVLILGAGAAWVFARRKSKLVSAAYALCISGLLLPPAVITIVMELRQLGMANTRPGMIAVYTGMYLSTSIFFMTGFIRAIPLELEEAARMDGAKPARIFWRIVLPLLRPVIATATIMVMLYAWSDVFYAFFVLGGGDRATLPLNLYQVASAQLYLNNWHLVFAYVVVMSLPMVAVFLVGQRKIVSGITSGAVK; this comes from the coding sequence ATGACGCCGCTGTGGCGCTACGGCCGGCCCGCCCTGGTCCTGCTGCTGGCCGGGCTGGCCGTGGGCGTGCCGCTGTGGCTGGTCGCCGTCACCTCGGCCAAACCGCAGGCGGAGGCCATCAATCCGAACCTGGACCTGCCCCGGCACTGGCAGCCGTCCGCCAACTACGCGGATGCCGTGAGCCAGGGCGAGATGCTGCACGGCTTCCTCAACTCCCTGCTGGTCGTGGTGCCTTCGGTGGTCCTGGTGCTGATCCTGGGTGCGGGCGCCGCCTGGGTCTTCGCGCGCCGGAAGTCGAAGCTGGTGTCGGCGGCGTACGCGCTGTGCATCAGCGGGCTGCTGCTGCCGCCCGCCGTCATCACCATCGTGATGGAGCTGCGGCAGCTGGGTATGGCCAACACCCGGCCCGGCATGATCGCCGTCTACACCGGCATGTACCTGTCGACGTCGATCTTCTTCATGACCGGCTTCATCCGGGCCATCCCCCTGGAGCTGGAGGAGGCGGCCCGGATGGACGGGGCGAAGCCGGCACGGATCTTCTGGCGGATCGTCCTGCCCCTGCTCCGGCCGGTCATCGCCACCGCGACGATCATGGTGATGCTCTACGCCTGGAGCGACGTCTTCTACGCGTTCTTCGTCCTCGGCGGCGGAGACCGGGCGACCCTGCCGCTCAACCTCTACCAGGTCGCCAGCGCCCAGCTCTACCTCAACAACTGGCATCTCGTCTTCGCGTACGTCGTGGTGATGAGCCTGCCCATGGTCGCCGTGTTCCTCGTCGGCCAGCGAAAGATCGTGTCCGGAATCACCAGTGGAGCCGTCAAGTAA
- a CDS encoding CBM35 domain-containing protein: MAATLPATGSAAAAADPQRLTVDLDSSEGPVMLGANGSLYGLSDDGVPSDAVMEPLKITSISQKPEGGAQHPNGDALTVSKSFFRTGGGEINVMMQDVYAKWPYEDLGIDDYLPKVDKIVKEVSADPNSDRFVYIPFNEPDQIWYKLDVADQAQYEKNRDRFFKDWKTVYQRIRAIDPDARIAGPNEAAYHTRLLKDFLAFAKRENVVPQVMTWHELGSGSLRDFQAHYDDYRKLERAAGVAPLKINIDEYANRRDLSVPGQLVQWVSMFERNKVYANMAYWDAAGNLSGQVVRSNIPNGGWWLFRWYAGLTGNTVKVTPPQPNTVDTLQGLASLDTSRRQAQVVLGGSDGDSDVVVKNVPRSVFGRTVTATVAEAAWSGYEGQHAAPRVLARVKVKVAQDGSATVPLRGLHKMSAYRIVLTPGGSGSPAAPSVPWSASYEAEDAALTDGKVYTQGTVSNANGYAASGTKDVGSLNQPGSKVAFTVNVPKDGTYDLAILYGNQSGGPATQKLIVDGADPVTVTYPSTENWTYRAKKDVGIRLKAGTHQLVLSKGDAEVTLDRIDLTTRTGAASASYEATLADISGKPSYDYSSSAGVGTGALVLRSGDKAVFDVYAPRDGYYTVTPRTSAAVKLALHGETVTAAPGRPLRLYLVAGNNRVAMTSGHAAVRSLDVSGDGSASGTLSHEGASATLAGGARLVDSPHASAGSYIGWLGNSASSTAEFTVDAPRSGRYLLVVHYAHNDRRDNGHAYNTDIMSRTADIEVGGAAARKVTFKNTWSWDDYWTVGVPVELAKGANKVTFGNAGAWAPNIDRIELGRVVG; encoded by the coding sequence ATGGCAGCAACCCTCCCCGCGACTGGATCCGCGGCCGCGGCCGCGGATCCGCAGCGCCTGACCGTCGACCTCGACTCCTCCGAGGGCCCGGTGATGCTCGGCGCCAACGGCTCCCTCTACGGGCTCAGCGACGACGGTGTGCCCAGCGACGCCGTGATGGAGCCCCTGAAGATCACCAGCATCTCGCAGAAGCCGGAGGGCGGCGCCCAGCACCCCAACGGCGACGCGCTCACGGTCTCCAAGTCGTTCTTCCGCACGGGCGGCGGCGAGATCAACGTGATGATGCAGGACGTCTACGCCAAGTGGCCGTACGAGGACCTCGGCATCGACGACTACCTCCCCAAGGTCGACAAGATCGTCAAGGAGGTCTCGGCCGACCCGAACAGCGACCGGTTCGTCTACATCCCGTTCAACGAGCCCGACCAGATCTGGTACAAGCTCGACGTCGCCGACCAGGCCCAGTACGAGAAGAACCGCGACCGCTTCTTCAAGGACTGGAAGACGGTGTACCAGCGGATCCGCGCGATCGACCCGGACGCGCGGATCGCCGGCCCCAACGAAGCCGCTTACCACACACGCCTGTTGAAGGACTTCCTCGCCTTCGCCAAGCGGGAGAACGTCGTGCCCCAGGTGATGACCTGGCACGAACTCGGCTCCGGCTCCCTGCGCGACTTCCAGGCGCACTACGACGACTACCGCAAGCTGGAGCGCGCGGCGGGCGTCGCCCCGCTGAAGATCAACATCGACGAGTACGCCAACCGCCGCGACCTGTCCGTGCCCGGGCAGCTCGTGCAGTGGGTGTCGATGTTCGAGCGCAACAAGGTGTACGCCAACATGGCGTACTGGGACGCCGCCGGCAATCTCAGCGGCCAGGTGGTGCGCTCCAACATCCCCAACGGCGGCTGGTGGCTGTTCCGCTGGTACGCGGGCCTGACCGGGAACACCGTGAAGGTGACGCCGCCGCAGCCGAACACCGTCGACACCCTCCAGGGGCTCGCCTCCCTGGACACCTCCCGCCGCCAGGCCCAGGTGGTGCTCGGAGGCTCGGACGGCGACTCGGACGTGGTCGTGAAGAACGTCCCCCGCTCCGTGTTCGGCCGTACGGTCACCGCGACGGTCGCCGAGGCCGCCTGGTCCGGGTACGAGGGGCAGCACGCGGCTCCGCGGGTCCTGGCACGCGTCAAGGTGAAGGTCGCGCAGGACGGTTCGGCGACGGTTCCGCTGCGCGGCCTGCACAAGATGTCGGCGTACCGGATCGTCCTCACCCCCGGCGGCTCGGGCAGCCCGGCCGCCCCCTCCGTCCCGTGGTCGGCGTCGTACGAGGCGGAGGACGCGGCCCTGACCGACGGCAAGGTCTACACCCAGGGCACGGTGAGCAACGCCAACGGCTACGCGGCCTCCGGCACCAAGGACGTCGGCTCCCTCAACCAGCCCGGCAGCAAGGTCGCCTTCACGGTGAACGTGCCGAAGGACGGCACCTACGACCTGGCGATCCTCTACGGCAACCAGTCCGGCGGCCCCGCCACACAGAAGCTGATCGTCGACGGCGCCGACCCGGTGACGGTCACCTACCCCTCCACCGAGAACTGGACCTACCGCGCCAAGAAGGACGTCGGTATCCGACTGAAGGCAGGAACACACCAGTTGGTCTTGTCCAAGGGTGACGCCGAGGTCACGCTCGACCGGATCGACCTGACCACCCGCACCGGCGCGGCATCCGCGTCGTACGAGGCCACCCTGGCGGACATCAGCGGCAAGCCGTCGTACGACTACTCGTCCTCGGCCGGCGTGGGCACGGGCGCCCTGGTGCTGCGCTCGGGTGACAAGGCCGTCTTCGACGTCTACGCCCCGCGCGACGGCTACTACACGGTGACCCCGCGGACGTCGGCGGCGGTGAAGCTCGCGCTGCACGGCGAGACGGTCACGGCGGCGCCCGGCCGCCCGCTGCGGCTGTACCTCGTCGCGGGCAACAACCGGGTCGCGATGACGTCGGGCCACGCCGCCGTCCGCTCCCTCGACGTCTCCGGCGACGGCTCGGCCTCGGGCACCCTCTCCCACGAGGGAGCCTCGGCCACGCTCGCGGGTGGCGCGCGGCTCGTGGACTCCCCGCACGCGTCCGCCGGCTCGTACATCGGCTGGCTGGGCAACAGTGCGTCCAGCACAGCCGAGTTCACGGTGGACGCCCCCAGGTCCGGTCGCTACCTGCTGGTCGTCCACTACGCCCACAACGACCGCCGGGACAACGGCCACGCCTACAACACGGACATCATGTCCCGTACGGCGGACATCGAGGTCGGGGGTGCCGCGGCGCGGAAGGTCACCTTCAAGAACACCTGGAGCTGGGACGACTACTGGACGGTCGGCGTCCCGGTCGAGCTGGCGAAGGGCGCGAACAAGGTGACGTTCGGCAACGCCGGTGCCTGGGCACCGAACATCGACCGGATCGAGCTGGGCCGGGTCGTGGGCTGA
- a CDS encoding M56 family metallopeptidase codes for MGVFVFLPLVLPLTAWPVARLAEQHLHPRTATRLLTVLAVVLALCSTVCLALVMVVGTAQLPGNPLPDGWSDPEVRAAVPYDEVVGKAAIPALCAVVVACVRTVRRHGRVRRQAHLALAGLRGTEVAVLPDAAPYAYALPPGWRRSGPVSRAVAGRGRVVVTTALLDRLRPAERRALFAHERAHLAARHDRFLLAVRLAALANPFLRPLRTAVAYTAERWADEEAARAIGSRRTVARAIGTAALVSRGTPLPTLAGLAAPGPVPRRVAALLGPAPAVHLWPPVFTAVGLAAWGAAAGTAVSAMSSANSAVTMVLILHAATPL; via the coding sequence ATGGGGGTGTTCGTCTTTCTGCCGCTGGTCCTGCCGCTCACGGCCTGGCCGGTCGCCCGCCTCGCCGAGCAGCATCTGCATCCGCGCACCGCGACCCGGCTGCTGACGGTGCTGGCCGTGGTGCTGGCGCTGTGCAGCACGGTGTGCCTGGCGCTGGTGATGGTCGTCGGCACCGCCCAGCTGCCCGGCAATCCGCTGCCGGACGGCTGGTCCGACCCCGAGGTGCGGGCGGCGGTGCCGTACGACGAGGTCGTGGGCAAGGCCGCGATCCCCGCGCTGTGCGCGGTGGTGGTCGCCTGCGTGCGGACGGTGCGGCGGCACGGGCGGGTACGCCGTCAGGCGCATCTCGCCCTGGCCGGACTGCGGGGGACGGAGGTGGCGGTGCTGCCCGACGCCGCGCCCTACGCGTACGCGTTGCCGCCCGGGTGGCGCCGCAGTGGTCCTGTGTCGCGTGCCGTCGCGGGGCGTGGCCGTGTCGTGGTGACCACGGCCCTGCTGGACCGGCTCCGGCCGGCCGAGCGGCGGGCTCTGTTCGCCCACGAGCGGGCGCACCTCGCCGCACGTCACGACCGCTTCCTGCTCGCCGTGCGGCTGGCGGCCCTGGCCAACCCGTTCCTGCGGCCGCTGCGTACCGCCGTGGCGTACACGGCCGAGCGGTGGGCGGACGAGGAGGCGGCCCGGGCGATCGGCAGCCGCCGCACGGTGGCGAGGGCGATCGGCACGGCCGCGCTCGTCTCGCGGGGCACCCCACTGCCCACGCTCGCGGGACTCGCCGCTCCCGGACCGGTGCCCCGCCGGGTCGCGGCGCTGCTCGGACCGGCCCCCGCCGTGCACCTTTGGCCGCCGGTGTTCACGGCGGTCGGGCTGGCGGCGTGGGGCGCCGCCGCGGGGACGGCCGTCTCGGCGATGTCGTCCGCGAACTCGGCGGTGACGATGGTCCTCATCCTGCACGCGGCGACGCCTCTTTGA
- a CDS encoding BlaI/MecI/CopY family transcriptional regulator translates to MTDPGQRPRRGQGELEALVLLALREADGPATAGWVQERLGGDLAYTTVITILTRLLDKGAVTRERVGRSFAWTPASDQAGLAARKMRKVLDAESDRGAVLASFVTGLGPDEERLLRDLLDQAQSEGED, encoded by the coding sequence GTGACGGATCCCGGGCAGCGTCCCCGGCGGGGACAGGGTGAGCTGGAGGCGCTGGTGCTGCTCGCGCTGCGGGAGGCGGACGGCCCGGCCACGGCCGGCTGGGTGCAGGAACGCCTCGGCGGCGACCTGGCGTACACGACGGTGATCACGATCCTGACCCGGCTGCTGGACAAGGGCGCGGTCACCCGGGAGCGGGTCGGCCGGTCCTTCGCCTGGACACCGGCCTCGGACCAGGCGGGCCTGGCCGCGCGCAAGATGCGCAAGGTGCTGGACGCCGAGAGCGACCGCGGGGCCGTGCTGGCCAGCTTCGTCACCGGCCTCGGTCCGGACGAGGAGCGGCTGCTGCGCGACCTGCTGGATCAGGCCCAGAGCGAAGGGGAAGACTGA
- a CDS encoding TerD family protein, whose product MGVSLSKGGNVSLSKEAPGLTAVLVGLGWDVRTTTGTDYDLDASALLLDASGKVPSDQHFVFYNNLKSPDGSVEHTGDNLTGEGEGDDESVKVNLAAVPAGIDKIVFPVSIHDAENRGQSFGQVSNAFIRVVNQAGGQEIARYDLSEDASTETAMVFGELYRHGAEWKFRAVGQGYASGLAGIASDFGVNV is encoded by the coding sequence GTGGGAGTTTCCCTGTCCAAGGGAGGCAACGTCTCGCTCAGCAAGGAGGCGCCCGGTCTCACCGCCGTCCTGGTCGGCCTGGGCTGGGACGTGCGCACGACCACCGGCACCGACTACGACCTCGACGCCTCCGCCCTGCTCCTCGACGCCTCCGGCAAGGTCCCCTCGGACCAGCACTTCGTCTTCTACAACAACCTCAAGAGCCCCGACGGTTCGGTCGAGCACACCGGCGACAACCTCACCGGTGAGGGAGAGGGCGACGACGAGTCCGTCAAGGTGAACCTGGCCGCCGTACCCGCCGGCATCGACAAGATCGTGTTCCCGGTGTCCATCCACGACGCCGAGAACCGGGGCCAGAGCTTCGGCCAGGTCAGCAACGCCTTCATCCGGGTCGTGAACCAGGCGGGCGGCCAGGAGATCGCCCGCTACGACCTGTCCGAGGACGCCTCCACCGAGACCGCGATGGTCTTCGGCGAGCTCTACCGGCACGGCGCGGAATGGAAGTTCCGTGCCGTCGGCCAGGGCTACGCCTCGGGCCTGGCCGGGATCGCCTCCGACTTCGGCGTCAACGTCTGA
- a CDS encoding twin-arginine translocase TatA/TatE family subunit — MFGLSELAIILVVVIAVIGVKKLPELTRSAGKAARILKAEARAAKDEEAGTAPAPRVVQGEIVPPGTGTVPPGARAAGAPDHP; from the coding sequence ATGTTCGGACTGAGCGAGCTCGCGATCATTCTCGTCGTCGTCATAGCCGTCATCGGAGTGAAGAAGCTCCCCGAGCTGACCCGCTCGGCCGGCAAGGCGGCCCGCATCCTCAAGGCCGAGGCCCGCGCGGCGAAGGACGAGGAGGCCGGGACGGCCCCCGCGCCACGGGTGGTCCAGGGCGAGATCGTCCCGCCGGGCACCGGCACGGTCCCGCCCGGCGCCCGGGCGGCGGGCGCCCCGGACCACCCCTGA